From the Methanocaldococcus fervens AG86 genome, the window TAATTACTTCAATAAAAAGAAATTTCTCAAAGAATAAGATTATTGATGACCAATATGTTAGAAGAGTTTTGGCAATTGGCTATTTAAACACCTACAAAGATGAAATTGAAAAGGCAATAAATGAAAAAATTGATAAATTGCTTAATGAGGAAGAAAAAAAATGCCTTAAAAAATATTTAGAGCTCTGCCTAATGTTTAGAGATGAAGCGGACGTAAGTGGGGGCGTTTTAGATATTAGATGTATGGAAGAGAAGAAATTGAAAGAAATTGAACTTAAAGAAATGTTAGAAAAAGAAGGCTTATATAAAGATGGTGAGCCAATAGGATTATTAAAAAAAGCAATTAGAATCAAAAACGAGCTATCTAAGAAAATAGCAAAAGATATATTGATAAAAAAATTTTCTGAGGATGTTTTTAAATTCTATCTCTACAAAACACCAGATGAAAGGGCGAGAAGTAATTTATTCCCATCTATTATGATAACTCCGCAAAAAGGGTTTTTATCTTGGATGAAAGTTGAGGGAGTTAATTGCGTTGATGTCTTAGATTTAAAGTTTAAATTGGAGGAGGAACTGCCAAAATACCAAATTCCTTTAAAGAATATTGGAGGAGTAGCTCTATATTTAATTCACGATTGGGAAGCTGTGAAAAGATTTAACTTCAATAAAAAAGATATTGAGGACTTATTGAAAAAAATAGCTCTAATAGAGCCAATAAAAGAAATTTTGAAGGATAAAAATGTAGATGTTAGTAAGTTAGAGAAGTTTGGTAAAGTTAAAAAAGAGAAAACTAAGAAGTTTTTGGATTTGTTGGGCGGGCTATAAATTTAAAATGGACGTTAATTAGGGCTGAAAGCCCTAACTTAATGGACGTGAGATATCCCAATAGGAGGTTTCCTCCCATGGCTAAGAAGTTTTTGGATTTATTGGGAGGTTATAACTTTAGTTGTAAAAATAACTTAATTTCATTAAGCGGAGCGTAATTCATCAACTGTAACCAATGGAATTAATTTAACATTCTCCTTCTCCAAATTTTCTTTAGCACCCTCTAACCTATCTACAACAACAAAAACCTTATCAACAATCCCACCATTTTCTCTAATCTCATTAACTGCCTTCAAAACACTACCTCCAGTTGTAGTAACATCCTCTACAATAACTACCCTATCTCCTTCTTTTAATTCCCCTTCTATTTTATTTTT encodes:
- a CDS encoding DUF530 family protein; translation: MENTSNLIKNANEFLDSLNELSEKLKEVVDSIKNKTIDKTELLNIILMLEKNLEILQDLKSKMEFLEFDSPYKNVGKLKGCYDNEGLQEIANYSTYLRRIASEKKGILERVRHALVAHKIALAHLTEDIGNIDLPPNLPLDGSYKKVMFEFPPYLVTTYKEFLDILEPKGRGILTSYTISLIVVEKGKREFKRIKIEDKNYEKYIKEKFGNAIITSIKRNFSKNKIIDDQYVRRVLAIGYLNTYKDEIEKAINEKIDKLLNEEEKKCLKKYLELCLMFRDEADVSGGVLDIRCMEEKKLKEIELKEMLEKEGLYKDGEPIGLLKKAIRIKNELSKKIAKDILIKKFSEDVFKFYLYKTPDERARSNLFPSIMITPQKGFLSWMKVEGVNCVDVLDLKFKLEEELPKYQIPLKNIGGVALYLIHDWEAVKRFNFNKKDIEDLLKKIALIEPIKEILKDKNVDVSKLEKFGKVKKEKTKKFLDLLGGL